The sequence GTTTTAATAGAAaatattacatttttaaaaaattatattgatGTGGCAAATAAATCAgttgataatataatttatttcaattataatGGTACTCAAACCCATAGTAATCCTTCAGCTTCATTctcactttttattttaaatagtaataccACAGATTCTAATATAGATTTCAATAGTTTAAAGTTTGCAACTTGgaattcaacaatttcaaaatatcaaattaaatttacagtTCTTGCAAACACTAGACCTGGTCCACTCAGTTTCTTTTTATGGTGTGGTTTTCGAGCAATAACAAATGATATGTTTCCTTTATCATCACAACTAATAGTTGTTTCTAAACATTTCGATGAATATGGACCAATATTTAGTAATATTGAAAAGgttaattcaacaaatgaaTTTGGTTGGAAATTTACAATAGATGATCCAATTAATGGTTTTGATTATGGTGATATTATAGTGAGAGGTGAAATGGATAGTTCAACTTATAAATTCCATTTAACAACTCAAAATTTAACAAGAggtgataaatttaatggtgattatcaaattaatataacTTTACCAAGTAAATGCGCATctcaaaattatattatcacACAAGTTAAATTATATGATACTCAAGGTTATTCAGGTGAATTTTCAGTAGTTAATGGAATAGATGGTATTAAAAatgtatttataaattatttatcagatccaacaataaataaagtaTATAAAACATGTAGTGGTGAAAATGATGGTATCGATAGTTCACCACCAATTTTAACTTCATTCATACCAATATTAAGACAAAATAGTGATGGTActcaatatttattattcaacTTTGAAGCAGTAGATATTGAAAGTGGtttaaaagataaacaaTATCCAATTGTTTACATTCAAACAATAGAAGCACAAACACTTGAATGTGTATCATCTATTATTTCAATAAACGAAACAGCTGCAACCTATACATGTACCATCAATTTACCAATAGGATTTGGATACAATTCAGATATTATTTTCAGTGTTTATGGATTCATTAATAATGGCGGTTATTATAGCGGATATTCAAGCGAATcactaaataatttatcttttatatatacaattaataatatagcTTTTAATAAAGTAATACAAATCACAAAATGcagtaaatttaattcatttgataGCGAGTTATGGATAACAGGTAGATGTTTCAATTCAACGCAACAAGTATATGTAAAATATGAAGGAGACTCAAGctttaatcaaataatagtacCAACTACAGTTTATTGGAGTGCaatgtttattaaaaatattaaaccaaCTGATAAACCATTCATTATCAAAGTTTCAGACCTACCACTCACATCAAATGAATTCACTGTCAATCCAAtagtttataattttatagatccaacaccaacacaaaCACCAATACctacatcatcaccaatacCAACGAATAAACCACAAACATGTTTAGGTGAACCAGTATGTGGTGGATCAAAACAAGGTTTTTGTTCGCCAAGTGGATGTATTTGTTATCCACCTTGGATTGGTAATGATTGTAATTCACAAGTTATAATTATACCACAACCATCAACAAATACATCACAGCCATCAACTGAATTACCAATTATCGATAACAATAATCAAACATCAAATAgtacaaattatttattcaaatcaTTGATTTCAATTGTATCATTAAGAGAATTAGATTTTAATTCGAATCAAGTTAATTTATATACATTTGATAAATGGATTTAtacaccaattaataatattaaaagtcAATACTTTACAAGTATCCAAAGTGGTGatacaaaatcaacaaatccATTAATAACTAATATTACTGTAACTTTAGAATGGTTCAATCAAACAAAAATCATTCAATtcgcaaataataatataacaatGAATCCATCAAGTATTAAAtatacaattgaaattacagaatataaatttttaaatcaattaaatagtCTTCAACTTGTAATGTCAGCATTATTCGAATCATCAACTTCCAAAGATACTTGttcattaaaagaatttggaGATACAAGCGATGGTGATAATTCAAACttctttaaaattcaaattgatGACCATTCACTTTATGGTAGATTCATTAAAAGAGCAATCATCGATTCAAAAGTatcttcaattgaaaatcaattattagattCAAAAATGAACTCAGTTCAAACATCATCAGTATCACAATCATTCATTGGTATTACAATACCAAACTATAAacaatcaataattattgaTCCAGACTTTTCAGTATTAGTAGATAGTAAACCAgtatcaaataatgataataattcaatttgtacatcaaataaatcaaaactaACAAGTGCTCAACTCgctggtattattattggttccGTTGCTTTTGCCACTGTAGTTATTGTATCAGTTGTTTACTTGGTtgtgaaaaacaaaaaatcgGTTTTGTTCCAAAGAAAA comes from Dictyostelium discoideum AX4 chromosome 2 chromosome, whole genome shotgun sequence and encodes:
- a CDS encoding EGF-like domain-containing protein — translated: MIKKILLIILTLAIINSFSTINNLIIGVEGQFQLYDITNQEEGAYNRYPDSTNQKICSYVFSIAIVDYSNSGTNLMVFTNDTDATVSLINKKEYGGIATVIVKNKTPNTYTLLINATLQNDQIIYKNISITYSCEYIPRELMKVNVLTSNNYKFTLFPYTATIHFAGLKYPLNLLNVSSPSNVAMSLEGYSNLFFVGVGFDKNNLISEFNISIRFLDSSDQQYTVNITIPFLYFSKMNVEEKDITFKIYPNQTDVKEFGINCSPVYSITLNETIEYDPLFIEDITNNIPTPSYEIPGKGTTFIGQVHTQYSIFAKINNSLTTIYSDPNLNVFNNFNFTFPNVIVEPISVPLTLNSTMFSFGFNSNTQYETFSFYFRWNLGFQYIFSWPFGFESGQNSNYSLKASFLKPTYSPNNFGLLTFNNRNLNIQIDNTINSSLLPLELESCKVIYLFEQFHLLRIKIKPTYKEIGYNLFIQINDDDANGIYRQESLVDAENNIYEIVYDFKGRGFQFLSIGDSTFKKSQVYYLNSYFSINPFSVIDYKAPTILPVLIENITFLKNYIDVANKSVDNIIYFNYNGTQTHSNPSASFSLFILNSNTTDSNIDFNSLKFATWNSTISKYQIKFTVLANTRPGPLSFFLWCGFRAITNDMFPLSSQLIVVSKHFDEYGPIFSNIEKVNSTNEFGWKFTIDDPINGFDYGDIIVRGEMDSSTYKFHLTTQNLTRGDKFNGDYQINITLPSKCASQNYIITQVKLYDTQGYSGEFSVVNGIDGIKNVFINYLSDPTINKVYKTCSGENDGIDSSPPILTSFIPILRQNSDGTQYLLFNFEAVDIESGLKDKQYPIVYIQTIEAQTLECVSSIISINETAATYTCTINLPIGFGYNSDIIFSVYGFINNGGYYSGYSSESLNNLSFIYTINNIAFNKVIQITKCSKFNSFDSELWITGRCFNSTQQVYVKYEGDSSFNQIIVPTTVYWSAMFIKNIKPTDKPFIIKVSDLPLTSNEFTVNPIVYNFIDPTPTQTPIPTSSPIPTNKPQTCLGEPVCGGSKQGFCSPSGCICYPPWIGNDCNSQVIIIPQPSTNTSQPSTELPIIDNNNQTSNSTNYLFKSLISIVSLRELDFNSNQVNLYTFDKWIYTPINNIKSQYFTSIQSGDTKSTNPLITNITVTLEWFNQTKIIQFANNNITMNPSSIKYTIEITEYKFLNQLNSLQLVMSALFESSTSKDTCSLKEFGDTSDGDNSNFFKIQIDDHSLYGRFIKRAIIDSKVSSIENQLLDSKMNSVQTSSVSQSFIGITIPNYKQSIIIDPDFSVLVDSKPVSNNDNNSICTSNKSKLTSAQLAGIIIGSVAFATVVIVSVVYLVVKNKKSVLFQRKVQNKLQKMN